A stretch of Halomonas elongata DSM 2581 DNA encodes these proteins:
- the hemN gene encoding oxygen-independent coproporphyrinogen III oxidase, with amino-acid sequence MPHDLLFDRRLVEKYDRPGPRYTSYPTAPQFSEVFAEDDYRAAAARSNRAASPKPLSAYVHIPFCKSLCYYCACNKIITHNTQRAAEYLGWLIREIEVQGALFDDERRMTQLHLGGGTPTYLSHAQLVALLTALDNAFHFAPEGEREFSIEVDPRTVTPEQVSALRGLGFNRLSLGVQDFDIEVQRAVNRVQGEEQVAALMAAAREAGFDSLSVDLIYGLPRQTRSSFDATLAKLIALRPDRIAAYSYAHLPEHFKAQRLIRPADMPPPERKLELLELTIERLCGAGYDYIGMDHFALPGDELCQARQNGTLQRNFQGYSTHADCDLVGLGITAIGRIGDTYSQNVKDIAQYRQRLEDGRLPVKRGYCLNDDDRLRGDVIHGLMCQGLVDIPNLEARHGIDFGDYFAEALERLVEPAADGLIELRDDALTVLPAGRLMMRNLAMAFDAYLESGQQRFSRTI; translated from the coding sequence ATGCCGCACGATTTACTGTTCGATCGTCGTCTGGTGGAAAAGTATGACCGGCCGGGGCCGCGCTATACGTCGTATCCTACCGCGCCGCAGTTCAGCGAGGTCTTCGCCGAGGACGACTACCGTGCTGCCGCCGCACGCAGCAACCGGGCAGCGTCGCCCAAGCCATTGTCGGCTTATGTGCACATTCCGTTCTGCAAGAGCCTTTGCTATTACTGCGCCTGCAACAAGATCATTACCCACAATACCCAGCGTGCCGCCGAATATCTGGGCTGGCTGATCCGCGAGATCGAAGTGCAGGGCGCCTTGTTCGACGACGAGCGGCGCATGACGCAACTGCATCTGGGAGGCGGTACGCCGACCTATTTGAGTCATGCTCAGTTGGTGGCATTGCTGACGGCGCTGGACAATGCCTTTCATTTTGCCCCGGAAGGCGAGCGCGAATTCTCGATCGAAGTGGATCCCCGCACCGTGACGCCGGAGCAGGTCAGCGCATTGCGTGGCCTGGGCTTCAACCGCCTCAGCCTCGGCGTGCAGGACTTCGATATCGAGGTGCAGCGCGCGGTCAATCGCGTGCAGGGGGAGGAGCAGGTGGCGGCCTTGATGGCGGCGGCCCGTGAGGCGGGTTTCGATTCGCTCAGTGTCGATTTGATCTACGGCCTGCCGCGGCAGACCCGGTCCAGCTTCGATGCCACCCTGGCCAAGCTCATCGCGCTGCGCCCGGACCGTATCGCCGCCTACAGCTATGCGCATCTGCCGGAGCACTTCAAGGCCCAGCGCCTGATTCGTCCCGCTGACATGCCTCCGCCGGAGCGCAAGCTGGAACTGCTGGAGCTGACCATCGAGCGGCTTTGCGGTGCGGGCTACGACTATATCGGCATGGACCACTTCGCCCTGCCCGGGGACGAGCTTTGCCAGGCACGTCAGAATGGCACCCTGCAACGCAACTTCCAGGGCTACTCGACCCATGCCGATTGCGACCTGGTGGGGCTGGGCATTACCGCCATCGGCAGGATCGGCGATACCTACAGCCAGAACGTCAAGGACATTGCCCAGTACCGGCAACGCCTGGAGGACGGCCGGTTGCCGGTGAAGCGCGGCTATTGCCTGAATGACGATGACCGGCTGCGTGGCGACGTGATTCATGGGCTGATGTGTCAGGGGCTCGTCGATATCCCGAATCTGGAAGCGCGTCATGGAATCGACTTTGGCGACTACTTCGCCGAAGCCCTGGAGCGGCTGGTGGAGCCTGCCGCCGACGGACTGATCGAGCTGCGCGACGACGCGCTGACGGTACTCCCGGCCGGTCGCTTGATGATGCGCAACCTGGCGATGGCTTTCGACGCCTATCTGG
- a CDS encoding peptidylprolyl isomerase — MQEIAIEQLPGGATASSIRVGETLIEEDEIAREMQYHPADSAGDAHFKAARALVVRELLCQRAEHLGLAGDSQDDSEAAIAALLDRELEVPEPTEADCRRFHAAHPERFREPTRLEVRHVLLAAAPDDAEARDAGYRQGRRLIEQLTEHPERFTELAQRHSACPSKDQGGELGWLQPGQTVPELDRALQHLPVGLHDRPLASRYGWHVVVIDRRVEGREPAFERVVDRVRHCLREQASRRALRHYLLALVAEIGVKGIELDEDVDRVLMQ, encoded by the coding sequence ATGCAAGAGATCGCTATCGAGCAGCTTCCCGGAGGCGCGACGGCGTCCTCCATCCGGGTCGGCGAGACGCTGATCGAGGAGGACGAGATCGCCCGCGAGATGCAATATCACCCGGCCGACAGCGCTGGCGACGCCCACTTCAAGGCTGCCCGGGCGCTGGTGGTGCGCGAGCTGCTGTGCCAGCGGGCCGAGCATCTGGGGCTGGCGGGGGATTCGCAGGACGACAGCGAAGCGGCCATCGCCGCCTTGCTGGATCGCGAACTCGAGGTACCCGAGCCCACCGAGGCGGATTGCCGACGCTTTCACGCGGCCCATCCCGAGCGGTTCCGTGAGCCGACCCGTCTCGAGGTGCGCCATGTGCTGTTGGCGGCAGCGCCGGACGATGCCGAAGCGCGTGACGCCGGCTATCGGCAGGGAAGGCGGCTCATCGAGCAGTTGACCGAACATCCGGAGCGCTTTACCGAACTCGCCCAGCGCCACTCCGCCTGCCCCTCGAAGGATCAGGGCGGTGAGCTGGGCTGGCTGCAACCCGGCCAGACGGTGCCCGAGCTCGACCGTGCCCTGCAGCACTTGCCCGTGGGCCTCCACGACCGGCCATTGGCCTCGCGCTATGGTTGGCACGTGGTGGTCATCGACCGGCGTGTCGAGGGCCGCGAGCCGGCCTTCGAAAGGGTCGTCGATCGAGTGCGTCACTGCCTGCGCGAACAGGCCTCGCGGCGTGCCCTGCGCCACTACCTGCTGGCGCTGGTGGCCGAGATCGGCGTGAAGGGTATCGAACTCGATGAGGATGTCGATCGTGTATTGATGCAGTAG
- the narI gene encoding respiratory nitrate reductase subunit gamma, translating into MSYFHTLLFGLYPYLAGSVFLIGSLLRFDHGQYTWKTGSSQMLSSSRMRLASNLFHIGILVIFFGHLVGLLTPHWVYAPFMSAGTKQVIAILVGGIAGVMCLVGGAMLAWRRLTNARVKASSSLMDTVIILLLVVQVTLGLLTIIPALGHLDGGVMLRLAHWAQAIVFFQGGAADYLVGIGWIYKLHIFVGLTIVLVFPFTRLVHVWSAPLGYIARRYQIVRRRA; encoded by the coding sequence ATGAGCTATTTCCACACCCTGCTGTTCGGGCTCTACCCCTATCTCGCCGGCAGTGTCTTCCTCATCGGCAGCCTGCTGCGTTTCGATCACGGCCAGTACACCTGGAAGACCGGCTCCAGCCAGATGCTGTCGTCGAGTCGCATGCGCCTGGCCAGCAACCTCTTTCACATCGGCATCCTGGTGATCTTCTTCGGCCACCTGGTCGGCCTGCTGACGCCGCACTGGGTCTATGCACCCTTCATGAGTGCCGGCACCAAGCAGGTGATCGCCATTCTGGTGGGCGGTATCGCCGGGGTGATGTGCCTGGTCGGCGGCGCCATGCTGGCCTGGCGACGCCTGACCAATGCCCGGGTCAAGGCCTCGTCGAGCCTCATGGACACCGTCATCATCCTGCTGCTGGTGGTGCAGGTGACTCTCGGGCTGCTCACCATCATCCCGGCGCTGGGCCACCTGGATGGCGGCGTGATGCTCCGGCTCGCCCACTGGGCTCAGGCCATCGTCTTCTTCCAGGGCGGTGCCGCGGACTATCTGGTCGGTATCGGCTGGATCTACAAGCTGCATATCTTCGTCGGCCTGACCATCGTCCTGGTCTTCCCCTTCACCCGCCTGGTGCACGTCTGGAGCGCACCGCTGGGCTACATCGCCCGGCGCTACCAGATCGTTCGCCGCCGGGCCTGA
- the narJ gene encoding nitrate reductase molybdenum cofactor assembly chaperone, with product MAEAAMSYPDPAGGMRSLRVLARLLDYPTGELQAAAPEMIAILDAERRWRPALRTSLKDWCRRLRDADLLDLQAEYVALFDRGRNTSLLLFEHVHGESRDRGQAMVDLLGEYRAAGFELDARELPDYLPLFLEYLSTRPEADIGRWLGEIRHILARLTARLEEREADHALVPLALLGLIGAEGDVDAHRETVKQEAPDNTPEALDAVWEEEAVRFSAESDQDCALQSAEGRRLAERKRATHSEAVRVLDPSARPQGDPS from the coding sequence ATGGCTGAAGCGGCGATGTCATACCCTGATCCGGCGGGCGGCATGCGCAGCCTGCGTGTGCTGGCCAGGCTGCTCGATTACCCCACCGGGGAGCTTCAGGCCGCCGCACCGGAGATGATCGCGATCCTCGATGCCGAACGGCGCTGGCGACCGGCGCTGCGAACTTCCCTGAAGGACTGGTGCCGGCGATTGCGGGATGCCGATCTCCTCGACCTGCAGGCCGAGTACGTGGCGCTGTTCGACCGCGGTCGCAACACCTCGCTGTTGTTGTTCGAGCATGTCCACGGCGAATCCCGTGACCGGGGCCAGGCCATGGTCGACCTGCTGGGCGAGTATCGCGCTGCGGGCTTCGAGCTCGATGCCCGCGAGCTGCCGGACTACCTGCCGTTGTTCCTGGAGTACCTTTCCACCCGCCCGGAGGCCGATATCGGCCGCTGGCTGGGCGAGATCCGCCATATTCTGGCGCGGCTCACCGCTCGTCTGGAGGAGCGCGAGGCCGACCACGCCCTGGTGCCTTTGGCGCTGCTGGGGCTGATCGGTGCCGAGGGCGATGTCGATGCGCATCGCGAAACGGTGAAGCAGGAAGCACCCGATAACACCCCCGAGGCGCTGGATGCGGTCTGGGAAGAGGAGGCAGTGCGTTTCTCCGCCGAATCCGACCAGGACTGTGCCCTGCAGTCCGCCGAGGGGCGGCGGCTCGCCGAACGCAAGCGGGCGACGCACAGCGAGGCGGTGCGGGTTCTCGACCCGTCCGCACGGCCACAAGGAGATCCGTCATGA